One Rhizobium sp. NRK18 genomic window carries:
- a CDS encoding OmpA family protein → MPNKKLLLTHVFMPIVGVPLMLSPAAAMPVVKPAVGISQNAVVTVAMSVKEARQAVRRARKDLEDAKANGGDVAGAEAALQQAEAELEAAQTAGGDQNADQGQPQAEPAPAAEPAPDQAEAPRKKRDKKPEMNDQTPAEAAPAPEPAPEAPPAEAPPAPEAAPAPPPPPEPKAEAPKPQPEASAPAPEAAPAPEEKPAMKKKKKPADEQPAEVAPAPEAAPAPAPEPKPAPEIIPQTQDAAPAPDQTQDATPRKDRKRDKTAEGKRRPVLDSAKDGEEPATQQAAPAPDASAPPPPPAPKSDADAQKAGAEQAKPIVIEKATQEEGKRIRRAPDFQEPQGAQVEKRVRGRDVLRLDGRIIVRSDDSSRFGDDRETTYEQLSQGRVREIVTRPNGVQIVTIRNRYGDIIQRSRIDRRGRETVLFYSPELNQRPNEQRVYRDPGLDLPPMRLRIPVDQYIIDSAEDPDRDYYDFLREPPVERVERVYSLDEVRYSARVRDKMRRIDLDTIHFATGSADVSMNQADSLENVAEAMKRIIDKDPGETFLIEGHTDAVGSDESNLVLSDERAESVAEVLSRFYKIPPENLVTQGYGERYLKIQTDGPSQENRRVTIRRITALVRPVASNQ, encoded by the coding sequence ATGCCGAACAAGAAATTGCTTCTTACCCATGTGTTCATGCCGATCGTTGGCGTGCCGCTGATGCTGTCGCCGGCCGCCGCGATGCCCGTCGTCAAGCCGGCGGTGGGCATTTCGCAAAACGCCGTCGTCACGGTGGCGATGAGCGTCAAGGAGGCGCGTCAGGCCGTACGCAGGGCTCGCAAGGACCTTGAGGACGCCAAGGCCAACGGCGGAGACGTGGCAGGCGCCGAGGCAGCCCTGCAGCAGGCCGAAGCCGAACTCGAGGCTGCGCAGACGGCCGGTGGCGACCAGAATGCCGATCAGGGCCAGCCGCAGGCAGAACCCGCTCCGGCAGCCGAACCTGCGCCCGACCAGGCAGAAGCCCCGCGCAAGAAGCGCGACAAGAAGCCAGAGATGAACGATCAGACACCGGCGGAAGCCGCCCCAGCCCCCGAACCGGCACCTGAAGCCCCGCCGGCCGAAGCCCCGCCTGCACCGGAAGCCGCGCCGGCGCCGCCGCCGCCGCCGGAGCCCAAGGCCGAGGCGCCCAAGCCGCAGCCGGAAGCAAGCGCGCCGGCACCCGAGGCCGCTCCCGCGCCGGAAGAAAAGCCGGCCATGAAGAAAAAGAAGAAGCCGGCTGACGAGCAGCCAGCAGAAGTCGCTCCTGCTCCGGAAGCGGCACCGGCTCCGGCTCCCGAACCAAAGCCGGCTCCGGAAATTATTCCGCAGACGCAGGATGCTGCACCGGCACCCGATCAGACGCAGGACGCGACGCCGCGCAAGGATCGCAAGCGCGACAAGACGGCCGAAGGCAAGCGTCGTCCGGTACTCGACAGCGCCAAGGACGGTGAAGAGCCCGCCACGCAGCAGGCCGCCCCGGCGCCCGACGCTTCGGCTCCGCCGCCGCCGCCGGCACCAAAGTCTGACGCCGATGCGCAGAAGGCTGGCGCCGAACAGGCCAAGCCGATCGTGATCGAGAAGGCCACGCAGGAAGAAGGCAAGCGCATCCGCCGTGCTCCGGACTTCCAGGAGCCGCAGGGCGCGCAGGTCGAGAAGCGGGTCCGCGGCCGTGACGTGCTGCGCCTCGATGGCCGGATCATCGTTCGCAGCGACGATTCGAGCCGCTTCGGTGATGATCGCGAAACGACCTACGAGCAGCTCTCGCAGGGCCGTGTCCGTGAAATCGTGACCCGCCCGAACGGCGTGCAGATCGTGACGATCCGCAACCGCTACGGCGACATCATCCAGCGTTCGCGGATCGATCGTCGCGGCCGCGAGACGGTGCTGTTCTATTCGCCGGAGCTCAACCAGCGTCCAAACGAGCAGCGCGTCTATCGTGACCCGGGTCTCGACCTGCCGCCGATGCGTCTGCGCATCCCGGTAGACCAGTACATCATCGATTCGGCCGAGGATCCGGATCGTGACTACTACGACTTCCTGCGCGAGCCGCCGGTCGAACGTGTCGAACGGGTCTACTCGCTGGACGAAGTCCGCTATTCGGCTCGTGTCCGTGACAAGATGCGTCGCATCGACCTCGACACGATTCATTTCGCCACCGGCAGTGCCGACGTGTCCATGAATCAGGCCGACTCGCTGGAAAACGTCGCCGAGGCGATGAAGCGGATCATCGACAAGGATCCGGGTGAGACCTTCCTGATCGAGGGTCATACCGATGCCGTCGGCTCCGACGAATCGAACCTGGTGCTTTCGGACGAACGCGCCGAGTCGGTCGCGGAAGTCCTGAGCCGCTTCTACAAGATCCCGCCGGAAAACCTGGTGACCCAGGGCTATGGCGAGCGCTATCTGAAGATCCAGACGGATGGTCCGTCGCAGGAAAACCGCCGCGTCACGATCCGCCGGATCACCGCGCTGGTTCGTCCGGTCGCTTCCAACCAGTAA
- the mobB gene encoding molybdopterin-guanine dinucleotide biosynthesis protein B, which translates to MTTRPKIFGIAGWKNSGKTGLMVRLVAEFTARGFKVSTIKHAHHDFDIDKVGADSYRHREAGAHEVALVSGTRYAIMHELRGAAEPSFEEILSRLAPCDLVLIEGYKREPVPKIEARRIESRCNEPLAPTDPHIAAIAADHAVPDAGLPVFDLDDTIAIADFIAATLDLRGSPTDT; encoded by the coding sequence ATGACAACCCGACCTAAGATCTTCGGCATTGCCGGTTGGAAGAATTCCGGCAAGACAGGACTGATGGTCCGGCTTGTCGCCGAATTCACGGCCCGCGGCTTCAAGGTCTCTACCATAAAGCATGCCCACCACGACTTCGACATCGACAAGGTTGGCGCAGACAGCTACCGCCACCGCGAGGCCGGCGCGCATGAGGTCGCGCTGGTCTCCGGTACACGCTACGCCATCATGCACGAGTTGCGCGGTGCCGCCGAGCCGTCCTTCGAGGAAATACTGTCCCGGCTTGCGCCTTGCGACCTGGTCCTCATCGAAGGCTACAAGCGCGAGCCGGTGCCGAAGATCGAAGCCCGACGGATCGAGTCCCGGTGCAATGAGCCGCTGGCGCCGACCGACCCGCACATCGCGGCAATCGCCGCCGATCATGCAGTCCCCGATGCCGGCCTGCCGGTCTTCGACCTCGACGATACGATCGCCATTGCCGATTTCATCGCGGCAACCCTGGACCTTCGGGGGAGCCCGACGGACACCTGA
- the mobA gene encoding molybdenum cofactor guanylyltransferase MobA: MQCALPHGTRPGLVLAGGLSRRMGVSKPDLSFDGSSLLAFVARRLAAQVSDLAVNADGGSATELSLPVVPDIIPGHAGPLSGVLAGLRHFEARCPAASHMITVPVDGPFFPVDLANRLMEFADGDAIAIATSSGRVHPVFAAWPFSLADDLGSWLADPENRRLTSFLARHLHREVAFPLIDTPLRPVDPFFNINTPADLDEAVSLLDAIR, translated from the coding sequence ATGCAATGCGCCCTGCCCCACGGAACGCGGCCCGGTCTTGTTCTCGCCGGCGGCCTGTCACGGCGGATGGGCGTCAGTAAGCCGGATCTTTCCTTCGATGGCTCCTCGCTTCTCGCGTTTGTCGCCCGCCGACTGGCCGCCCAGGTCTCCGACCTCGCGGTCAATGCCGACGGCGGCTCGGCCACCGAGCTGTCACTCCCCGTGGTCCCCGACATCATTCCGGGCCATGCCGGGCCATTGAGCGGGGTGCTCGCCGGTCTGCGCCACTTCGAGGCGCGTTGCCCTGCGGCGAGCCACATGATCACCGTTCCCGTCGATGGCCCGTTCTTTCCGGTCGATTTGGCCAACCGTCTCATGGAGTTTGCCGACGGTGATGCCATCGCGATTGCGACTTCGTCCGGCCGCGTCCATCCGGTCTTCGCAGCCTGGCCGTTTTCGCTCGCCGACGACCTCGGATCCTGGCTGGCCGACCCTGAAAACCGACGTTTGACCAGCTTTCTGGCCCGCCATCTGCACCGCGAAGTCGCCTTCCCGCTGATCGACACGCCGCTCAGACCGGTCGATCCCTTCTTCAATATCAACACGCCTGCCGACCTCGACGAGGCGGTTTCACTGCTGGATGCCATCCGATGA
- a CDS encoding DMT family transporter has product MALSNNVKGALYMMMAMATFTCNDALVKSLTPVMNTGQIIFLRGLMTTVLLLLLAWRLKALRHPRVMLQPALIGRTIFDALATVAYLLALRDMPIANTSSILQSLPLAVTFGAAIFLHEPVGWRRWTAILVGFLGVLVILRPGPEGYGLSAIFVVLTVLFAAGRDLTTKLVHADTPSTTVSAYSCAIITLVGAALIEPLGVWQPVSGHSWAVLAVTSVLVLGGYQGIVMAMRTAEISFIAPFRYTSLLWAILMGYLMFADIPDVWMIVGATIVIGSGLYTFYRENKTRSQSAVSQRASVGPNPWKVRP; this is encoded by the coding sequence ATGGCACTTTCCAACAACGTCAAAGGCGCCCTCTACATGATGATGGCGATGGCGACGTTCACCTGCAATGACGCTCTGGTGAAATCGCTGACGCCGGTCATGAACACCGGCCAGATCATCTTCCTGCGCGGGCTGATGACCACCGTGCTCCTTCTGCTTTTGGCATGGAGGCTGAAAGCGCTTAGGCATCCGCGCGTGATGCTGCAGCCGGCCCTGATCGGCCGTACCATCTTCGACGCGCTGGCAACGGTCGCCTACCTCCTGGCGCTGCGCGACATGCCGATCGCCAACACCTCGTCGATCCTGCAGTCGCTGCCGCTTGCAGTCACCTTCGGCGCCGCCATCTTCCTGCACGAACCGGTCGGTTGGCGGCGCTGGACGGCGATCCTCGTCGGTTTCCTCGGCGTCCTGGTCATTCTCCGCCCGGGACCGGAAGGATACGGGCTCTCGGCCATATTCGTGGTTCTGACTGTGCTCTTTGCCGCCGGGCGTGATCTGACCACCAAACTGGTCCACGCCGACACGCCATCGACCACCGTCAGCGCCTACAGCTGCGCCATCATCACGCTCGTCGGCGCGGCACTGATCGAACCGCTTGGCGTCTGGCAGCCCGTCAGCGGCCATTCGTGGGCTGTTCTGGCGGTGACCTCCGTCCTCGTGCTCGGCGGTTATCAGGGCATCGTCATGGCCATGCGCACCGCAGAAATCTCCTTCATCGCCCCGTTCCGCTACACAAGCCTCCTCTGGGCCATCCTGATGGGTTATCTTATGTTTGCGGATATTCCGGATGTGTGGATGATTGTCGGCGCGACCATCGTCATCGGCTCCGGTCTCTACACGTTCTACCGCGAGAACAAGACCCGGTCGCAGAGCGCCGTCAGCCAGCGCGCCTCGGTCGGGCCGAATCCCTGGAAGGTCCGCCCGTAA
- a CDS encoding DUF1176 domain-containing protein: MMHVSQIVLIAVSAALLAFAGGGHAAETAPGDDLKAAVAFVFQAFPGQCDERDDSDASGLIEDDQAYEMRWKSSYDDSGEEQKATLYRIFCYAGAYNIASVFAMRPADGDLALVSFAEPTFKVDYVEGDETYTKLKADPAATGFGTTYLLVNADFTPENNTISSYSKWRGIGDAWTQGEWRLRDGQFVLTGFSIDPIYEGNLDNPSDEEIDKHFQLYPETK; this comes from the coding sequence ATGATGCACGTTTCGCAGATCGTACTGATTGCCGTCTCGGCGGCCTTGCTGGCTTTTGCCGGCGGCGGCCACGCGGCCGAAACCGCGCCGGGGGATGATCTGAAGGCTGCCGTCGCTTTCGTCTTCCAGGCCTTTCCCGGTCAATGCGACGAGCGCGACGACAGCGATGCCTCCGGACTGATCGAGGACGATCAGGCCTACGAAATGCGCTGGAAAAGCAGCTATGACGACAGCGGCGAGGAACAGAAGGCGACGCTCTACCGGATTTTCTGCTATGCGGGCGCCTACAACATCGCCAGCGTCTTCGCCATGCGTCCCGCCGACGGCGATCTGGCGCTCGTCTCCTTTGCCGAACCGACCTTCAAGGTCGACTATGTCGAGGGCGACGAGACCTACACGAAACTCAAGGCGGATCCGGCCGCGACGGGATTCGGAACTACCTATCTTCTGGTGAATGCCGATTTTACCCCCGAAAACAACACCATATCGAGCTACTCGAAATGGCGCGGCATCGGCGATGCCTGGACGCAGGGCGAATGGCGGCTGCGCGATGGTCAGTTCGTGCTTACCGGCTTCTCCATCGACCCGATCTACGAAGGCAATCTCGACAATCCGTCCGATGAAGAGATCGACAAGCATTTCCAGCTGTATCCGGAAACAAAATAA
- the moaA gene encoding GTP 3',8-cyclase MoaA yields MVDPFGRHVSYLRVSVTDRCDFRCTYCMAENMTFLPKKDLLTLEELNRLCSAFIAKGVRKLRLTGGEPLVRKNIMFLIRELGRHLETGALDELTLTTNGSQLARHAEELYDCGVRRINVSLDTLDPEKFRAITRWGDFSKVMEGIEAAQKAGLKIKLNAVALKDFNEHEIPDMLRFAHERDMELTLIETMPLGETGEDRTEQYLPLSKVRSDLERQFTLTDIAKRTGGPARYVSIAETGGTLGFITPLTHNFCESCNRVRLTCTGTLYMCLGQEDAADLRAPLRASEDDALLFQAIDEAITRKPKGHDFIIDRDHRRPAVSRHMSVTGG; encoded by the coding sequence ATGGTCGACCCGTTCGGTCGTCATGTCAGCTATCTGCGCGTATCGGTCACCGACCGTTGCGACTTCCGCTGCACCTATTGCATGGCGGAAAACATGACCTTCCTGCCGAAGAAGGACCTGCTGACGCTGGAAGAGCTCAATCGCCTCTGTTCCGCCTTCATCGCCAAGGGCGTGCGCAAGCTGCGCCTGACCGGCGGCGAACCGCTGGTGCGCAAGAACATCATGTTCCTCATCCGCGAACTCGGCCGGCATCTGGAAACCGGCGCGCTCGACGAGCTGACGCTGACCACCAACGGTTCGCAACTCGCCCGCCATGCGGAAGAACTCTACGACTGCGGCGTGCGGCGCATCAACGTCTCCCTCGATACCCTCGACCCCGAAAAGTTCAGGGCCATTACCCGCTGGGGCGATTTTTCCAAGGTCATGGAAGGCATCGAAGCGGCACAGAAGGCAGGGCTCAAGATCAAGCTGAACGCGGTGGCGCTGAAGGATTTCAACGAGCATGAAATCCCCGACATGCTGCGCTTTGCTCATGAGCGCGACATGGAGCTGACGCTCATCGAAACCATGCCGCTCGGCGAAACCGGCGAGGACCGTACCGAACAGTATCTGCCGCTTTCCAAGGTCCGTTCCGATCTCGAACGTCAGTTCACGCTGACCGATATCGCCAAGCGCACCGGCGGCCCCGCCCGCTACGTCTCGATCGCCGAGACCGGCGGAACGCTCGGATTCATCACGCCGCTGACCCATAATTTCTGCGAAAGCTGCAACCGGGTCCGCCTCACTTGCACCGGCACGCTCTACATGTGCCTCGGTCAGGAGGATGCAGCCGACCTGCGGGCGCCTCTGCGGGCCAGCGAGGATGATGCACTGCTTTTCCAGGCGATCGACGAGGCGATCACCCGCAAGCCGAAGGGTCATGACTTCATCATCGACCGCGATCATCGACGCCCGGCCGTGTCGCGGCACATGAGCGTCACCGGCGGGTGA
- a CDS encoding DUF971 domain-containing protein, which produces MSDMWPTELRVNREKTTLTVTFNDGRTFALPAEMLRVLSPSAEVQGHGPGQKVTVPGKRNITIVAVQPVGNYAVRIVFDDRHDSGIFTWSYLRELGEKGDTLFSEYERELAEKRLSRDPR; this is translated from the coding sequence ATGAGCGATATGTGGCCGACCGAACTGCGCGTCAACCGGGAGAAGACCACGCTGACCGTGACTTTCAACGACGGCAGGACGTTTGCGCTGCCGGCGGAGATGCTGCGGGTGCTGTCCCCTTCGGCGGAGGTGCAGGGCCATGGACCCGGGCAGAAGGTCACCGTTCCGGGGAAGCGCAACATCACCATTGTCGCCGTGCAGCCGGTCGGCAATTATGCCGTCCGGATCGTCTTTGACGACCGGCACGACAGCGGCATCTTCACCTGGAGCTATCTGCGCGAGCTCGGCGAAAAGGGCGACACGCTGTTTTCCGAGTACGAACGCGAACTGGCGGAAAAGCGGCTGAGCCGCGATCCGCGCTGA
- a CDS encoding DUF1127 domain-containing protein, giving the protein MFPSNLKTARLTWVTIQASTVLNALQRQLRLWWRNSWSRSHLRDLDDHLLRDVGLTRKQAERESLKWFWQ; this is encoded by the coding sequence ATGTTCCCGTCAAACTTGAAAACCGCCCGCCTGACCTGGGTTACCATCCAGGCTTCGACAGTCCTGAACGCCCTTCAACGCCAGTTGCGGCTTTGGTGGCGCAACAGCTGGAGCCGCTCCCATCTGCGTGATCTCGACGATCATCTGCTGCGCGATGTCGGGCTGACGCGGAAGCAGGCCGAACGGGAATCGCTGAAATGGTTCTGGCAATAG
- a CDS encoding ArsR/SmtB family transcription factor: MNNFASANSIAEIAAMMGDAARANMLCELMGGRALTAGELAHCAGVTAQTASGHLAKLSDAGFVVPEKQGRHRYFRLASAEIASAIEALSALAAAGPRRHRPTGPRDEAMRRIRTCYDHMAGGLAVALTDRLVETGMLRLGDGAGMVTDEGQRFFCDFGIDTEGEAKGRRPLCRACLDWSERRYHIGGRLGADMLRRATELDWLKRRPDSRALALTRKGQAGFAEVFGVSRDLLELSPHAERR, encoded by the coding sequence ATGAACAATTTTGCTTCCGCCAATTCGATTGCCGAGATCGCCGCGATGATGGGCGATGCGGCGCGCGCCAACATGCTGTGCGAACTGATGGGCGGCCGGGCGCTGACGGCCGGTGAACTCGCCCATTGCGCCGGCGTCACGGCGCAGACGGCCAGCGGGCATCTGGCCAAACTGTCGGACGCCGGCTTCGTCGTTCCGGAGAAGCAGGGGCGTCACCGCTATTTCCGCCTGGCGTCGGCCGAGATCGCCAGCGCCATCGAGGCCCTGTCGGCGCTCGCCGCGGCCGGCCCCAGGCGCCACCGGCCGACGGGACCGCGCGACGAGGCCATGCGGCGCATCCGCACCTGCTACGACCATATGGCCGGCGGACTGGCGGTGGCGCTGACCGACCGGCTGGTCGAAACGGGTATGCTGCGGCTCGGCGACGGGGCGGGCATGGTGACGGACGAGGGGCAGCGCTTCTTCTGCGATTTCGGAATCGATACGGAAGGAGAGGCAAAAGGCCGCCGCCCGCTGTGCCGGGCATGCCTCGACTGGAGCGAGCGGCGGTATCATATCGGCGGGCGGCTGGGCGCCGATATGCTGCGTCGGGCGACCGAGCTCGACTGGCTGAAGCGGAGGCCGGACAGCCGGGCACTGGCCCTGACGCGGAAGGGGCAGGCGGGCTTCGCTGAAGTCTTCGGCGTTTCCCGTGACCTTCTGGAGTTGAGCCCTCACGCCGAGCGGCGATAA
- a CDS encoding EVE domain-containing protein, producing the protein MTRFWIAVASADHVRTGLTGGFMQVCHGKASPLARLHPGDGVAYYSPTASFAGKERLRAFTAIGRLTEGAPYQLDMGNGFRPFRRNVDWMPATEAWIVPLRAHLAFAAGKANWGAPFRYGLFAISRPDFDLIRTAMNATDSQAMQTTDYRRSA; encoded by the coding sequence ATGACCCGTTTCTGGATTGCCGTCGCCTCCGCCGACCATGTCCGCACCGGACTGACCGGAGGGTTCATGCAGGTCTGCCATGGCAAGGCATCGCCGCTTGCAAGGCTTCACCCCGGCGACGGGGTGGCCTACTACTCGCCGACAGCAAGCTTCGCCGGAAAGGAAAGGTTGCGGGCGTTCACCGCCATCGGCCGGCTGACTGAAGGCGCACCGTATCAGTTGGACATGGGCAACGGATTCCGGCCGTTCCGCCGCAATGTCGACTGGATGCCGGCAACCGAGGCCTGGATCGTTCCGCTGCGCGCCCATCTGGCGTTTGCCGCAGGCAAGGCAAACTGGGGCGCACCGTTCCGATACGGCCTGTTTGCCATCAGCCGGCCGGATTTCGACCTGATCCGGACCGCCATGAACGCGACCGACAGTCAGGCAATGCAGACGACGGATTATCGCCGCTCGGCGTGA
- a CDS encoding VOC family protein, translating into MHTPNFNILYVANPTESAAFYGDILGCKPVESSPGFAMFVLDDGFKLGLWLKNAVRPPVSAEAGGSEMILACDSNDEVDRVHNAWKLKGIAILQAPETMEFGYTFTAADPDGHRLRVYCVSESPM; encoded by the coding sequence ATGCATACTCCCAATTTCAACATTCTCTACGTCGCCAATCCGACCGAAAGCGCCGCCTTCTACGGGGATATCCTCGGATGCAAGCCGGTCGAATCCTCTCCCGGCTTTGCCATGTTCGTTCTCGACGACGGCTTCAAGCTCGGCCTCTGGCTGAAGAATGCCGTCCGCCCGCCGGTCTCCGCCGAAGCCGGCGGCAGCGAGATGATCCTTGCCTGCGACAGCAACGATGAAGTCGACCGGGTGCATAACGCCTGGAAGCTGAAGGGCATCGCCATCCTGCAGGCCCCGGAAACGATGGAATTCGGCTACACCTTCACCGCGGCCGATCCCGACGGCCACCGTCTGCGCGTCTACTGCGTGTCGGAAAGCCCGATGTGA
- a CDS encoding helix-turn-helix transcriptional regulator — MSRSERLLDLLQILRRHRNPVAGQTLADELHISLRTLYRDIATLQAQGADIEGEAGLGYILKPGFMLPPLMFTEDELEALVLGSRWVAGRTDGELAFAARNALAKIANVLPQDLRDNLDANNLMVIPGEPVAAGPVDLAPIRRAIRAERKLDITYRDERGADTQRVIWPFALGFFERVRVAVAWCELRQDFRNFRVDRIADLTVTETRYPKRRAALLKAWREKEFTEHGKLRRKQSTGTDTDKN; from the coding sequence ATGTCACGCTCGGAACGCCTTCTCGATCTTCTGCAAATCCTCCGCCGCCACCGCAACCCGGTCGCTGGACAGACGCTTGCCGACGAACTGCATATTTCGCTCAGAACCCTCTACCGCGACATCGCCACCCTGCAGGCGCAGGGCGCCGACATCGAGGGCGAAGCGGGCCTCGGCTACATATTAAAGCCGGGTTTCATGCTGCCGCCGCTGATGTTCACCGAAGACGAGCTGGAAGCCCTCGTGCTCGGCTCGAGATGGGTGGCCGGCCGAACCGACGGTGAACTGGCCTTCGCCGCCCGCAATGCACTCGCCAAGATCGCCAACGTCCTTCCGCAGGATCTTCGCGACAATCTCGACGCCAACAATCTGATGGTCATTCCCGGCGAACCGGTCGCCGCGGGCCCCGTGGATTTGGCGCCGATCCGGCGTGCGATCCGCGCGGAGCGAAAACTGGACATCACTTACCGCGACGAACGCGGCGCCGACACGCAAAGGGTTATCTGGCCCTTTGCGCTGGGCTTTTTCGAACGGGTGCGTGTCGCCGTTGCATGGTGCGAGCTGCGCCAGGATTTTCGCAATTTTCGCGTCGACAGGATCGCCGACCTGACCGTCACCGAGACACGCTATCCCAAAAGGCGCGCCGCGCTCCTGAAAGCGTGGAGAGAGAAGGAATTCACCGAACACGGCAAGCTCCGGCGCAAGCAATCAACCGGAACAGATACTGACAAAAACTGA
- a CDS encoding MFS transporter, producing the protein MAVFFLQALAFGSWIPRIPDIQEKLGLSPAELALTLLGTATGTLATLPFAGRLASAIGGRATIIYGFYAYLAAVCLPGFAWNGPMLYLALAVLGATLSIIELGMNVEADAIEKETGSAIMSRCHGFWSLGMMAGSLIGAGFAGLTLEPRWSLLIAAILSLPICLYVSMRLPVPQATETGDDATSVKRFQLPGKPLLAICFFLFGVTMAEGAIADWSGVYLRDIFFTSGVATGLGYALFSMTAAGGRFIGDWMRGRFGPVMTARLCGVTLLFGLVIVLLAPVTAIAFAGFALIGFGVSVGFPLGVTAAASLTDRPPASSVAILTFVAISGFMVGPPMIGFVAEYSGLREGLAMLLPPLILSLFLTGSLRPKGRPPKHEPVVAGEIL; encoded by the coding sequence ATGGCCGTGTTTTTTCTGCAGGCGCTTGCCTTCGGCAGCTGGATCCCGCGGATTCCCGATATCCAGGAAAAGCTCGGTCTGAGCCCGGCAGAGCTGGCGCTGACCTTGCTCGGCACCGCCACCGGAACGCTGGCGACGCTTCCTTTTGCCGGACGGCTGGCCTCCGCGATCGGCGGACGGGCGACGATCATTTACGGCTTTTATGCCTATCTCGCCGCGGTCTGCCTGCCCGGTTTCGCCTGGAACGGGCCGATGCTCTATCTGGCGCTGGCCGTCTTGGGCGCGACTCTCTCGATCATCGAGCTCGGCATGAACGTTGAGGCGGACGCAATCGAGAAGGAGACCGGATCGGCGATCATGAGCCGTTGCCACGGCTTCTGGAGCCTCGGCATGATGGCCGGCAGCCTGATTGGCGCGGGCTTTGCCGGGCTTACGCTGGAACCGCGCTGGTCGCTGCTGATCGCGGCCATTCTCTCTCTGCCCATATGCCTCTATGTCTCGATGCGATTGCCCGTCCCGCAAGCGACGGAGACAGGGGATGATGCAACCTCCGTCAAGCGGTTCCAGCTTCCCGGCAAGCCGCTTCTGGCCATCTGCTTCTTCCTGTTTGGCGTGACGATGGCGGAGGGAGCGATCGCCGACTGGTCCGGCGTCTATCTGCGCGACATCTTCTTCACGAGCGGTGTGGCGACCGGTCTCGGCTATGCGCTGTTTTCGATGACGGCGGCGGGCGGCAGGTTTATCGGCGACTGGATGCGGGGACGCTTCGGACCAGTCATGACGGCACGGCTCTGTGGCGTGACCTTGTTGTTCGGCCTCGTCATCGTTCTTCTGGCACCCGTCACAGCGATTGCCTTTGCCGGCTTCGCCCTGATCGGCTTCGGCGTTTCCGTCGGCTTCCCGCTTGGTGTCACCGCTGCCGCGAGCCTCACGGATCGGCCGCCGGCGTCGAGCGTCGCCATCCTCACCTTCGTGGCAATCTCCGGTTTCATGGTCGGGCCGCCGATGATCGGTTTCGTCGCCGAATATTCGGGGCTCAGGGAAGGGCTCGCCATGCTTCTGCCGCCGCTCATCCTGTCGCTGTTCCTCACCGGTTCATTGCGGCCGAAAGGCCGACCGCCGAAGCACGAGCCGGTTGTGGCCGGGGAAATCCTGTGA